Proteins from a genomic interval of Channa argus isolate prfri chromosome 11, Channa argus male v1.0, whole genome shotgun sequence:
- the atoh1a gene encoding protein atonal homolog 1a, with amino-acid sequence MEVLSAEDWRICAEQQSPRVVERGGDRQLEESCYQPGLTLVDSGSDPRAWLAPVQPSGTCAAQATSPDYLQHSPCPSVGSYHDSGSPGSSSHPSPPSYRKSAKSSSSSTLKVRDLCRLKGTVTGPADEASPRQRAPSSKPVSGVQRQRRVAANARERRRMHGLNHAFDELRSVIPAFDNDKKLSKYETLQMAQIYINALAELLQGPVSACNSTDMSNSNSNSPKCDTALSFDGTTDRASPSPSVGGSCRGRAAVPHSGSSLPVHISGVPFRSSFDDGSFSAMVVEEAMCSASPSCSTRAGSSLAPVGGGRKESPRSDGEFSPHSHLSDSDEIVMELHSSEEDDLSDLKLPTHHHHTVSF; translated from the exons ATGGAGGTCCTGAGCGCAGAAGACTGGAGAATATGCGCAGAGCAGCAGAGCCCGAGAGTGGTTGAGAGGGGAGGGGATAGGCAGCTCGAGGAGTCCTGCTACCAACCTGGATTGACGCTCGTGGACAGTGGAAGTGACCCACGCGCCTGGCTGGCTCCGGTTCAGCCTTCTGGCACCTGCGCGGCACAAGCCACTTCACCCGACTACCTGCAGCACTCGCCCTGCCCGAGCGTGGGCTCCTACCACG acaGTGGATCCCCGGGGTCTTCCAGCCATCCCAGCCCTCCCAGCTACAGAAAATCTGCCAAGAGCTCCTCCTCTTCTACGCTCAAAGTTAGGGACTTGTGCCGCCTTAAAGGCACGGTCACCGGGCCCGCGGACGAGGCTTCCCCCAGACAGAGAGCCCCGTCCAGCAAACCCGTCAGCGGCGTGCAGAGACAGAGGCGCGTGGCCGCCAATGCGCGCGAGAGGAGGCGGATGCACGGGCTTAACCACGCGTTTGACGAGCTGCGTAGCGTCATCCCGGCGTTTGACAACGACAAGAAGCTCTCCAAGTACGAAACTTTGCAGATGGCCCAGATTTACATCAACGCTCTTGCTGAGCTGCTCCAAGGTCCGGTCTCTGCCTGTAACAGCACCGACATGTCAAACAGTAACAGCAACTCGCCAAAGTGTGACACTGCGCTCTCTTTTGACGGGACGACAGACAGGGCTTCCCCTTCACCTTCGGTCGGGGGGTCGTGCAGGGGACGTGCGGCAGTGCCCCACTCAGGAAGTAGCTTACCTGTCCATATCAGCGGGGTGCCTTTCCGCTCCTCCTTCGACGACGGCTCGTTTTCCGCCATGGTTGTTGAGGAAGCGATGTGTTCGGCCTCTCCCTCATGCTCCACTCGGGCGGGCAGTTCGCTGGCACCGGTCGGAGGTGGGAGAAAAGAGTCTCCCCGGAGTGATGGAGAGTTTTCCCCACACTCGCACTTAAGTGACTCGGATGAAATAGTGATGGAGCTCCACTCTAGTGAAGAAGATGACCTTTCAGATCTGAAGCTACCTACTCACCATCACcacacagtttctttttaa